The proteins below come from a single Pichia kudriavzevii chromosome 2, complete sequence genomic window:
- a CDS encoding uncharacterized protein (PKUD0B12380; Pfam Domains: RRM_1(1.2e-19)) translates to MDTETSLYVGNLDAQVDDALLYELFLQLAPVSSVRLPRDRVSGTHQGFAFVRFPSSADAEYVLKVADGIVLYGRSLRVDRERNGRRH, encoded by the coding sequence ATGGACACAGAGACAAGCCTCTATGTGGGGAACTTGGACGCCCAGGTCGACGACGCCCTCCTCTACGAGCTGTTTCTACAACTGGCGCCCGTCTCCAGCGTGCGATTGCCGCGGGACCGTGTCTCGGGGACCCATCAGGGATTTGCCTTTGTGCGGTTCCCCAGCAGTGCCGACGCCGAGTACGTGCTCAAAGTGGCCGACGGCATAGTCCTCTATGGACGTTCCCTCCGTGTTGATAGAGAACGAAATGGAAGGAGACATTGA
- a CDS encoding uncharacterized protein (PKUD0B12370) — protein MQFSCFGVFLLFTKHMDSVHERLATLRAIKQLEENTNDEKRLQKFRILAMLKQMKTVPISTTISPTISSSLALVKSQQLEKSASIPFHDQLETQLEFQKGLAAQLDQLLDKLNRQLSNHVEDEIIDNDTLISKMDALKSKSKRLSSYIRLVVDEYLFDKEFVHLFSKLDDEAVKSRRQKFLRLLEALLNNNIVNPNSGEAKYITLQSIDDPLVRFLILNRLVVVHPKFQNKITLRDLSHDI, from the coding sequence ATGCAGTTCAGCTGTTTTGGTGTCTTTCTGTTGTTTACAAAACACATGGATTCGGTGCACGAGAGACTTGCGACACTGAGAgcaatcaaacaattggaGGAAAACACAAACGATGAAAAGCGTCTGCAGAAATTTCGAATATTGGCTATGCTGAAGCAGATGAAAACAGTTCCCATAAGTACTACTATATCGCCAACTATATCTTCCTCTCTTGCATTGGTCAAATCACAACAACTCGAAAAAAGTGCATCCATACCGTTTCACGATCAACTCGAAACGCAGCTGGAGTTTCAAAAGGGGCTAGCGGCACAATTGGACCAATTACTCGATAAATTGAACCGACAGTTGTCCAACCACGtagaagatgaaatcatAGATAATGATACTCTCATTTCCAAAATGGACGCTCTCAAGTCCAAAAGCAAGAGACTCTCCTCATACATTCGGTTGGTTGTCGATGAGTACTTATTTGATAAGGAGTTCGTGCacttattttcaaaactggATGACGAGGCGGTCAAATCTAGGCGCCAAAAGTTTTTAAGACTTTTAGAAGCTTTACTCAATAATAATATCGTTAACCCCAACTCAGGCGAAGCTAAGTACATTACTCTACAATCAATAGATGATCCACTAGTGAGGTTTCTTATTCTCAATAGATTAGTGGTTGTTCACCCTAAGTTCCAGAATAAGATAACGCTGAGAGACTTGAGTCATGATatttaa
- a CDS encoding uncharacterized protein (PKUD0B12365) has product MQLLCNKVADLREAPFTKEMSFDSYSLSQISLSVVKQPKCHQGVHFYKPPEALNEIDRLIFVEGDGITPLGALQKVQHNVKENSNYAQRSWSRH; this is encoded by the coding sequence ATGCAATTATTGTGTAACAAAGTTGCCGATCTAAGAGAGGCTCCATTTACGAAGGAGATGTCATTTGACTCATACTCACTGAGTCAAATCAGCTTGTCAGTTGTGAAGCAACCAAAATGCCATCAAGGTGTACATTTTTATAAACCCCCAGAAGCACTTAATGAGATTGATCGACTGatttttgttgaaggagATGGTATTACCCCATTGGGAGCGTTGCAAAAGGTTCAACATAATGTTAaggaaaattcaaattatgCTCAAAGGTCATGGAGCCGCCATTAG
- a CDS encoding uncharacterized protein (PKUD0B12360; similar to Saccharomyces cerevisiae YHR200W (RPN10); ancestral locus Anc_4.372), which translates to MVLEATMILIDNSEYMRNGDYTPSRYQAQLDTVEVIFRRKVNSNPENTVGLMTMAGESSVSLSNLTADYGQILSGLHSSKINGKCNFINSIQVACLALKNRQNKNQRQRIVVFVGSPIEESSHELNTLAKKLKKNNISIDFINFGEHQSNLSKLEEFNQIMENEEKTSHLVTVPQGPYLLYEQVDKTAITRDQELIDSNASNGEFGDIGGASGGGDDFGFGLDDPNMDPELALAIRLSLEEENARKEREEAAKKEKDADNKSDGTEAEASGAQSDKMEED; encoded by the coding sequence atgGTGCTAGAAGCTACTATGATACTTATTGACAACTCCGAATACATGCGGAATGGAGACTACACCCCTTCACGGTATCAAGCACAGCTAGATACAGTTGAAGTTATATTCAGAAGGAAAGTTAATTCAAATCCGGAAAACACAGTTGGTTTAATGACTATGGCTGGCGAATCTTCTGTGTCCTTGAGTAATCTAACTGCCGATTATGGTCAAATTTTGAGTGGATTGCATTCCAGTAAGATCAACGGAAAGTGCAACTTTATTAACAGTATTCAAGTAGCATGTTTGGCATTGAAAAATAGGCAGAATAAGAATCAAAGGCAAAGAATTGTTGTCTTTGTTGGATCtccaattgaagaatcatCACACGAGCTAAACACTCTTGccaaaaaattaaagaaaaacaacataTCCATTGATTTTATAAACTTTGGTGAGCACCAGTCTAACCTCTCTAAACTTGAAGAGTTTAACCAAATAATGGAGAACGAGGAGAAAACATCGCATCTAGTGACGGTTCCACAAGGCCCTTACCTTCTCTATGAACAAGTTGATAAAACTGCTATTACTAGAGATCAAGAATTGATCGATTCCAACGCTAGTAATGGTGAATTTGGTGATATTGGAGGTGCATCAGGCGGTGGtgatgattttggttttggaCTGGATGATCCAAACATGGATCCCGAACTTGCATTGGCCATCAGGCTGTCCTTGGAGGAAGAAAACGCTAGAAAGGAGAGAGAGGAGGCAGCtaagaaggagaaggatGCTGATAATAAAAGTGACGGTACTGAAGCGGAAGCATCAGGTGCACAGAGTGACAAGATGGAAGAAGACTAG
- a CDS encoding uncharacterized protein (PKUD0B12390; similar to Saccharomyces cerevisiae YJR135W-A (TIM8); ancestral locus Anc_4.367), giving the protein MSQTIDTSQLQHLDSNARQDVLAFIQQESAKAKIQSSVTQFTDMCFKKCVTKNITSATLDREEETCLGDCLNRFLDTNIKVVQLLQQLQK; this is encoded by the coding sequence ATGTCGCAGACCATAGACACCTCCCAGCTCCAACACCTCGATAGTAACGCCCGTCAGGACGTGTTGGCGTTCATCCAGCAGGAGTCTGCCAAGGCAAAGATCCAGTCGTCGGTCACCCAATTCACAGACATGTGTTTCAAGAAATGCGTCACCAAGAACATCACCAGCGCAACCTTGGACCGGGAAGAGGAAACTTGTCTTGGCGACTGTCTTAACAGATTCCTTGACACCAATATCAAGGTCGTCCAACTGCTACAACAGTTACAAAAGTAA
- a CDS encoding uncharacterized protein (PKUD0B12350) — protein sequence MNLPLANEIRKLTACMFFFDTPSVYKMNKLNYFPLCSYGNIQWLAEFTMGREQTSKSKIQPKAFTSKQKEKIIKRFNSEMQQREDEFKANVDKEISLLRLKFKNRLNKILRKFWDVKIEDILNVERELHDEAPLTLLNVIKQLEASKTDHST from the coding sequence ATGAATTTGCCACTTGCTAACGAAATAAGAAAACTAACCGCGtgcatgtttttctttgatacGCCATCTGTTTACAAGATGAACAAACTTAAttattttcctctttgttCATATGGAAACATTCAGTGGTTGGCTGAATTTACAATGGGTAGAGAACAGACTTCGAAGAGCAAAATACAACCCAAGGCTTTTACGAGCAAacaaaaggagaaaattaTCAAGCGGTTTAACTCTGAAATGCAACAACGTGAAGATGAGTTCAAGGCAAACGTGGACAAAGAGATCAGTTTACTTCGGCTCAAATTTAAGAATCGGCTGAACAAGATACTTCGCAAGTTTTGGGATGTCAAAATAGAAGACATTTTGAATGTCGAGAGAGAGTTGCATGATGAAGCTCCCCTTACTTTACTAAACGTCATTAAGCAACTCGAAGCTTCAAAAACCGATCACAGTACTTGA
- a CDS encoding uncharacterized protein (PKUD0B12340; similar to Saccharomyces cerevisiae YJR137C (MET5); ancestral locus Anc_4.370) → MAQPQEQAIASIAAILSQVSGYKSYIVDPSFDIADKGTEKLSSNDTLTFVDDDLSIITNYSSKKLIQSLPLLAKKESSKIYNLNVKISNDDFSAVAAVKDLGFDVLISTHIRETIDFTILASLLSKTSKRSTIHFYVESSESYDITYYTLSNIKKAYDSFESTELHDCFDTLKSIVGIQYSEFDLIHTAPNTKNLVILLGNPAQFAINSNFKANNSLISVKVYRPFKLQKLESLIKSIRFEKLIILEQSSINLQFQTLFLDLIELLPALSTSNIEVLPLQLLKVDSDNVEQVVISINNLSSSSSSPILGKSFNDHSGASLEKFAKSSDGAYLNILRETTDEKFLNILNDFQVNPSPDYSLGKFLSQEEHLQKLITLVESNLSSFTGDLNDELANWLIKARDTSDVYDGSKIVQLLEANSSPIAVQLLELKKYFTLTHNWIIGSDNWSYDVGFSAFHTILKSNNKRLKLLIIDSDSSVNVKQGKKNLGLFAMNYKNAYVASIAIYSLYTQALTSFIEANQYSKGPAIVLAYLPKSNSHLEMLKETKKSVDTGYWPLYRFNPTIEGEDSFKLDSSFIKRELQDFLDRENKLSLLVSKNSKLDYNLKSYNKRVNDDVNENSKNAFQGLLEKLSGAPLTIAYASDGGNASGLANKLNRRAINKGLKVKLLPMDDLSMEDLSLETNVALISSTSGQGEFPNGGKTFWENLKNSTLDLANVNFAVFGLGDSKYWPRAEDAHYFNKPVKDLTKKLELLGAKFLCDLGLGDDQADDGYNTAYNDWEPRLWEALGVSAENADEPAPITNEDIKINSNFLRGTIAEGLLDDSTGAISSSDQQLTKFHGIYMQDDRDIREERKKEGLEPAYSFMVRVRLPGGVSTPEQWLKIDELADTNGNHTFKITTRATYQLHGVIKKDLKDTIRKINTTAMDTLGACGDVNRNVMISALPTNRKLHSQMEHTSKVISARLLPSTTAYHEIWLTDLGEVARGIEGKPNKMKVGGDALVDAEPLYSPVYLPRKFKVVIAMPPYNDVDVWAHDVGLIAIVEDNEVIGYNVLVGGGMGTTHNNTKTYPRTGSLFGFVKYDQVADVCEKVMIVQRDNGDRKNRKHARLKYTIDDMGVDVYKAKVEELLGFKFEEPKPFKIESNIDYFGWAKDETGLNHYTCFIENGRIEDVPGKPQKSGLKKIASYFKEHNSGNFRLTGNQHIILSDIPDAHVDVIKKLLKEHDLDNLDHSSLRLSSGSCVAFPTCGLAMAEAERYLPVLITKLEDELEKLGLRNDSVVMRMTGCPNGCARPWLAEVALVGKSYGFYNLMLGGSYIGNRVNKLYKSNASEEDIMSVLVPMFARWANERLDGEHFGDFVIRVGIIKPTLEGKYFWDDVVEH, encoded by the coding sequence ATGGCTCAACCACAAGAACAGGCGATTGCCAGTATTGCTGCAATCTTATCGCAAGTATCTGGTTATAAGTCATACATTGTCGATCCATCTTTCGATATTGCAGACAAAGGCACTGAAAAATTATCATCGAACGATACTCTTACATTCGTTGATGATGACCTATCAATTATTACCAACTATAGCTCCAAGAAACTGATCCAATCTCTTCCTCTGTTGGCAAAGAAGGAATCTTCGAAAATATACAACCTAAATgtgaaaatttcaaatgatgatttttcaGCTGTGGCTGCGGTGAAAGATTTGGGATTTGACGTTCTCATTTCCACCCATATAAGAGAAACCATTGATTTCACCATCCTTGCTTCTTTGCTAAGTAAAACATCCAAAAGATCAACCATCCATTTCTATGTTGAATCATCCGAATCTTACGATATCACTTACTATACTCTCTCCAACATCAAAAAGGCGTATGATTCATTTGAATCTACCGAATTGCATGATTGTTTTGATACATTGAAATCCATTGTTGGTATCCAATACTCGGAATTCGATTTAATTCATACTGCTCCTAACACCAAGAACTTGGTAATTCTTTTAGGTAACCCAGCACAGTTTGCAATTAACTCCAACTTCAAGGCTAACAACTCTTTGATTTCCGTCAAGGTCTACAGACCTTTCAAGCTGCAAAAACTTGAGTCTCTAATCAAGTCTATTAggtttgagaaattgatcaTTCTTGAACAATCCTCAATCAATTTACAGTTTCAAACCTTATTCTTGGATTTAATTGAACTCTTGCCAGCTTTATCAACATCCAACATTGAAGTCCTGCCATTGCAATTACTGAAAGTAGATTCTGATAACGTTGAACAGGTTGTTATTTCAATCAACAActtatcttcttcttctagcTCCCCTATCTTGGGTAAATCATTCAATGATCACTCTGGTGCTTCTCTTGAAAAGTTTGCAAAGTCCTCGGATGGTGCCTACTTGAACATTTTGAGAGAAACTACGGATGAAAAATTCctcaatattttgaacGATTTTCAAGTTAATCCGTCTCCAGACTATTCATTGGGTAAATTTTTATCCCAAGAAGAACATTTACAAAAGTTAATCACGTTAGTTGAATCCAATCTTTCATCTTTTACTGGTGACCTAAACGATGAGTTGGCTAATTGGTTGATCAAGGCAAGGGATACTTCTGATGTTTACGATGGTAGCAAGATTGTTCAACTTCTAGAGGCTAACAGTTCACCGATTGCTGTGCAACTAttggaattgaagaaatactTCACCTTAACACACAATTGGATTATTGGCTCCGATAACTGGTCTTATGATGTTGGATTTTCTGCATTCCACACTATATTGAAATCTAATAATAAGAGACTCAAATTGCTAATCATTGACTCTGATTCTTCCGTCAATGTTAAACAAGGTAAGAAAAACTTGGGTTTGTTTGCTATGAATTACAAAAATGCGTATGTTGCATCGATTGCAATTTATTCGTTATACACACAAGCGCTAACTTCATTTATTGAGGCAAACCAGTACTCCAAAGGTCCTGCAATTGTTCTAGCATAtttaccaaaatcaaacagtcatttggaaatgttgaaagaaaCGAAAAAGTCTGTTGATACTGGTTATTGGCCTTTGTATAGATTCAACCCAACtattgaaggtgaagattcGTTCAAGTTAGACTCCTCTTTTATTAAGAGAGAATTGCAGGATTTCCTAGATAGGGAGAACAAGTTGTCATTACTGGTTTCCAAGAATTCCAAATTAGATTATAACTTGAAATCTTACAACAAGAGAGTTAACGATGATGTCAATGAGAATTCCAAAAACGCATTCCAAGGTTTACTGGAAAAACTATCTGGCGCTCCGTTAACCATTGCATATGCTTCCGATGGAGGAAATGCTTCTGGTCTGGCTAACAAATTAAATAGAAGAGCAATTAATAAAGGTTTGAAGGTCAAACTCTTACCAATGGATGACTTATCGATGGAAGACCTATCATTAGAAACCAATGTTGCTTTGATCAGTTCAACCTCAGGTCAAGGTGAATTCCCTAATGGTGGTAAAACTTTTTGggaaaatttgaaaaactcaactTTAGATTTGGCTAATGTGAACTTCGCCGTTTTCGGTCTAGGTGATTCGAAGTACTGGCCTAGAGCTGAAGATGCTCATTACTTTAATAAACCTGTTAAGGACTTGACcaaaaaacttgaattgTTAGGTGCTAAATTTTTGTGTGATTTAGGCTTAGGTGATGATCAAGCTGACGATGGTTATAATACTGCGTACAATGATTGGGAACCAAGGCTCTGGGAAGCTCTTGGTGTTTCGGCAGAAAATGCTGACGAACCAGCGCCAATTACCAATGAGGATATTAAGATTAACTCTAATTTCCTAAGGGGTACTATTGCAGAAGGTTTACTTGATGACTCAACAGGTGCTATTTCCTCATCCGACCAACAATTAACCAAATTCCATGGTATTTACATGCAAGATGATAGAGACATTAGagaggaaagaaagaaagagggTCTGGAGCCTGCTTATTCCTTTATGGTTAGAGTCAGATTACCAGGTGGTGTTTCTACTCCTGAACAATGGTTGAAGATTGACGAATTGGCCGATACCAACGGTAACCATACTTTCAAAATCACCACCAGAGCAACTTACCAGTTACATGGTGTTATTAAGAAGGACTTGAAGGATACCATCAGAAAGATCAATACTACTGCAATGGATACTCTAGGTGCATGTGGTGATGTTAATAGAAATGTTATGATATCCGCTTTACCAACAAACAGAAAGTTACATTCCCAAATGGAGCATACTTCCAAGGTCATCTCTGCAAGACTATTACCATCCACTACTGCGTATCATGAAATTTGGCTAACCGATTTGGGAGAAGTTGCAAGAGGTATCGAAGgcaaaccaaacaaaatgAAGGTTGGAGGTGATGCACTAGTTGATGCCGAACCACTTTATTCTCCTGTCTACTTACCAAGGAAATTCAAGGTAGTTATTGCTATGCCACCATATAATGATGTGGATGTTTGGGCCCATGATGTCGGTTTGATTGCAATTGTCGAAGACAATGAGGTTATTGGATATAATGTCTTGGTTGGTGGTGGTATGGGTACTACCCATAATAACACCAAAACATACCCAAGAACTGGTTCTCTTTTCGGTTTTGTTAAGTACGACCAAGTTGCCGATGTTTGTGAAAAGGTCATGATTGTCCAAAGAGACAATGGTGACAGAAAGAACAGAAAACACGCCAGATTAAAGTATACTATTGACGATATGGGGGTTGATGTCTATAAGGccaaagttgaagaattgcTAGGctttaaatttgaagagCCAAAGCCTTTCAAGATAGAATCGAATATTGACTACTTTGGTTGGGCCAAGGATGAGACGGGACTCAACCACTACACTTgctttattgaaaatgggaGAATTGAGGATGTTCCTGGCAAGCCTCAAAAATCTgggttgaagaaaattgcaTCTTACTTTAAGGAGCACAACAGTGGTAACTTCAGGTTAACTGGTAATCAACATATCATCTTATCTGATATTCCAGATGCACATGTCGATGTGatcaagaaattattgaaggaGCATGACTTGGATAATTTGGACCATTCCTCATTGAGATTATCGTCAGGTTCTTGTGTTGCATTTCCAACCTGTGGTTTAGCAATGGCTGAGGCAGAAAGATATTTGCCTGTCTTAATTACAAAGCTCGAAGATGAATTGGAGAAACTAGGCTTGAGAAATGATTCTGTTGTTATGAGAATGACTGGTTGTCCAAATGGATGTGCTAGACCTTGGTTAGCTGAAGTTGCATTAGTTGGTAAATCCTACGGTTTCTATAACTTAATGCTAGGTGGCTCCTACATTGGTAACCGTGTTAACAAACTATATAAGTCAAATGCAAGCGAGGAAGATATTATGTCAGTCTTAGTTCCAATGTTTGCTAGATGGGCTAATGAAAGATTGGATGGAGAAcattttggtgattttgTTATTAGAGTTGGTATCATCAAGCCAACCTTAGAAGGTAAATACTTCTGGgatgatgttgttgaacatTAA
- a CDS encoding uncharacterized protein (PKUD0B12330) — protein sequence MLHQHFEPQNSSKLLYFIFVAAAILCLTLLASIKSIYSSVSPDGKHLVVPHENNLGYANSHYFEEVKHITETEGKYYFQEIHDKDSKPLQTKQDEEFDSSIRDIKHAIEREEQKVHLLKHENNYLVEELNALEQIIDVVVEKLVSFTSNKSVDARNDLIQNLLANTSEEIQFGSIYGKEWKSHKKQVMEFIYEDSLNDTLLPERSEYFTNIFQLILANKPNIRPLSHYMNGRISNAVYANRQTTPCLTVDELSSHLILEDSDVQALQDTHHRFVRTLSSIYPNDIYEPGTRGIVYVGGKESSWSIMLSIMNIRDSGCNLPVEVLIPSYHEYSLDMCKNVYPRYNARCLFLPGLISGKVRHRNKIHRHQYKSVALALSSFEEVLLLDADNYLLDNPEKLFYSKPFQENGMVTWPDLWKRTTHPRFYTIIGKEITTDTERRVYGYTEYGQRFTQVCEKEEDVPLHQLEGTMADPSSDSSQLLISKREHIGTIILSMYYNTYGPEYYYPILSQGASGQGDKETFIAAAHALDKKYYTVKKMPEFVGSLVQEKWRANAMAQFDATEDYEIAERYRDSTEEVAEQPAVLLLHVKSRELHPWRKYHDERVPHKGVTGRSRLYGDEFPNVAKYDFELETWRNMEKLLCEDKIRFHVFEREGVSTEEACREVLEQIAYLESNSM from the coding sequence AtgcttcatcaacattttgaaCCGCAGAACTCATCAAAGcttttatattttatatttgttgCTGCGGCAATATTATGCCTCACCTTATTGGcttcaataaaatcaatttactcttctgtttctcctGATGGAAAGCATCTTGTGGTACCACACGAAAATAACCTAGGATATGCAAATTCACATTACTTTGAAGAGGTCAAACATATCACAGAAACTGAAGgaaaatattattttcaagagatACATGACAAGGATTCAAAACCTTTgcaaacaaaacaagatgaagaatttgatagTAGCATTCGGGACATCAAACACGCAATCGAAAGGgaagaacaaaaagttCACCTGCTAAAACACGAAAACAATTACCTAGTAGAAGAATTGAATGCTCTTGAGCAGATTATCGATGTAGTCGTGGAGAAATTGGTGAGCTTCACTTCAAATAAAAGCGTAGACGCTAGAAATGACCTTATTCAAAACCTACTTGCTAACACCAGTGAGGAGATCCAATTTGGCTCAATATATGGAAAAGAATGGAAATCACACAAAAAACAGGTGATGGAATTCATCTATGAAGATTCTCTGAACGATACGTTATTACCGGAACGTTCCGAGTACTTTACAAATATATTCCAGTTGATCTTAGCCAACAAGCCGAACATCAGGCCTTTGTCACACTACATGAACGGTAGAATATCGAATGCAGTGTACGCAAACAGGCAAACGACCCCATGCTTGACCGTCGACGAGTTGAGCAGCCATCTCATCCTGGAGGACAGTGACGTGCAGGCGTTACAGGACACCCACCACCGGTTTGTCCGCACGTTGTCCAGCATATACCCAAACGACATCTACGAGCCGGGCACACGGGGAATAGTGTATGTCGGTGGCAAGGAGTCCTCGTGGTCAATCATGCTATCCATCATGAACATCCGGGACAGCGGGTGTAACCTTCCTGTCGAGGTGTTGATACCTTCCTACCATGAATACAGCCTGGACATGTGCAAGAACGTATATCCCCGCTACAACGCACGGTGCCTGTTCCTGCCGGGTTTGATCAGCGGCAAGGTGAGACACCGCAACAAGATACACAGGCACCAGTACAAGAGTGTGGCCTTGGCGCTGTCCAGTTTTGAGGAGGTGTTGCTGTTGGATGCAGACAACTATCTGCTGGACAACCCGGAGAAGCTGTTCTATTCGAAGCCGTTCCAGGAGAACGGGATGGTGACGTGGCCCGACCTGTGGAAACGGACCACACATCCAAGGTTCTACACAATCATCGGGAAGGAAATCACCACAGATACCGAGAGACGGGTCTATGGATACACCGAATACGGCCAGCGGTTTACCCAAGTGTGtgagaaggaggaggatgTACCGCTACACCAGCTGGAGGGCACCATGGCAGATCCAAGCAGTGACTCGAGCCAGTTGCTGATATCGAAGCGGGAGCACATTGGCACGATCATCTTGTCGATGTACTACAACACATATGGACCCGAGTACTACTACCCGATACTCTCGCAGGGCGCATCGGGGCAGGGAGACAAGGAGACGTTTATTGCGGCAGCACATGCACTGGACAAGAAGTACTACACGGTGAAGAAGATGCCGGAGTTTGTGGGTAGTCTGGTGCAGGAGAAGTGGAGAGCCAACGCAATGGCCCAGTTTGATGCAACGGAGGACTACGAGATAGCAGAACGGTACCGGGACAGCACCGAGGAGGTGGCGGAGCAGCCAGCGGTGCTTCTTCTGCATGTCAAGAGCAGGGAACTACATCCGTGGAGAAAGTACCACGACGAACGGGTTCCTCACAAGGGGGTCACGGGGAGAAGTCGTTTGTACGGAGACGAATTCCCCAACGTTGCCAAGTACGACTTTGAGTTGGAGACATGGCGAAACATGGAGAAGTTGCTATGCGAAGATAAAATAAGGTTCCATGTGTTTGAACGAGAGGGAGTCTCCACGGAGGAAGCGTGTCGAGAGGTCCTTGAACAAATCGCATATTTGGAAAGCAACAGTATGTGA